In Brevibacillus marinus, the genomic window GCGGACCGGCTCAAGAAAGGCAATCAGCGGGAACTGGCAGTGATTGGCCAGCTCGCACATGTCCTCCGGAATCTGCCGAATGTATTCGCCCAGTTCGATACATACCCCGACAGCTCCCCGTTCCATCACCCCCTTCAGATAGGCGAGCCGTTTTTGCGAGTCGCTGCCAAAACCGAGACCCGTGGAGAGAATCAGCTCGCCGCCGTTGAGAAACTTGTGGTTTTCCGCCGATTCCAGGATGTGCACCCAACGGATCGGACGATTGAGGCCGCCTCTTCCGGCGATCACTTCCGCGTGCCGGAACAGCGGACGCTTGAGCGCTTCCGCGACGGTAAGTCTCCAGTGTGCTTGCATGTCCACTCTCCCTTTTTGCTTGACAGATTGTCAAAAGATCGCCGGCCAGAAGCTGACAGGTCGTCAGATGACTGACGTGGGAATATTCTGATAAAATCGGCTTGAGAAGAAGTTTACTTTTTGCAGATGAAGGAGTGACCAAGGGTGAAGCTGACTACCGGGCAGGTGTTGCAAAACTACATCAACGGCAGATGGGTCGAGTCGCAGGCCGAACACTTTGAAGAGATTCCCAATCCGGCTACCGGCGAACGACTGGCGCGGGTGCCGCTCTCGACCCGGCAGGAAGTGGACGAAGCCGTGCAAGCGGCCCGTGCCGCCTTTCCCGCCTGGAGCGAGACGCCGGTTGTGGAGCGGGCCAGGGTGATGTTCCGCTTCCAGCAGCTGCTTGTCCAGCACCAGGACGAGCTGGCGCGGATGATTACCACGGAAAACGGCAAAAACCTGGCGGAAGCGCACGCCGAGATGCTGCGGGCGATCGAGATGGTGGAGTTTGCCTGCGGCATGCCCAGCCTGCTGATGGGCGAAACGCTCCCGTCGATCGCCAAGGGCATCGACTGCGAAACGATCCGCGTGCCGCTTGGTGTGGTGGCGGGCATTACGCCGTTTAACTTTCCGGTGATGGTGCCGATGTGGATGTATCCGCTGGCGATCACCGCCGGCAACACCTTTGTGCTGAAACCGTCGGAGCGGACGCCGCTCTCCTCTGTCCGGGTGATTGAACTCTTGGAGGAAGCGGGTTTGCCAGCGGGTGTCTTCAACGTCGTCAACGGCGGCCGCGACGTCGTCAACGGGCTGTTGGAACACCCGGACGTGCAGGCGATCTCCTTCGTCGGCTCGCAACCGGTCGCCGAGTACGTGTACAAGACAGCAGCGGCCCACGGCAAGCGGGTACAGGCGTTGGGCGGCGCGAAAAACCATCACCTGGTGATGCCGGACACCGATCTGCGGCGCGCGGCCAAAACGATCGTCAGCTCGGCGTTTGGCTGCGCCGGCGAGCGCTGCATGGCGGCCAGCGTCGCGGTCGTGCTGGAATCCGTCGCCGATCAGCTGGTGCAGTACCTGATCGAAGAGTCGAACGCGCTGAAGATGGGCAACGGGCTGGATGCTGGCGTCGAGCTCGGACCGCTGATCCGCCAGTCCCACCGCGAGCGCGTGCACAGCTACATCGAGCGCGGTGTCGCGGAAGGGGCGGCGCTCGTCCGGGACGGCCGCCGGGATGCGCAGGCCCTGCCAAACGGCTACTTCCTCGGCCCGACCGTCTTGGATCAGGCGACGCCGGACATGGTGATCGTCCGCGACGAGATTTTCGCCCCAGTGCTCAGTGTCGTGCGGGTGAAAGACTTCGCGGAAGGGCTGGAGGTGATCAGCAAATCGCGCTATGGCAACGGCGCCTGCATCTACACCAACAGCGGGCGGCTGGCGCGCGAGTTCGTGCAGCGCGTCGAAGCCGGGATGGTCGGCGTGAACGTAGGCGTGCCGGCGCCGATGGGCTTTTTCCCGTTTTCCGGCTGGAAGCAGTCGTTCTATGGCGATTTGCATGCCAACGGCAAAGACGGCATCGCCTTCTACACCAAGAAAAAAACCGTCACCACCCGCTGGTTCGATGACGGGGAAATCGCCATCGGCTCGCAGAAAACGTTTGTCAAGTAAACTGTACCATGTTCGGCAGCGGCTATGAAAGGGGGAACGCAAAATGAGCAGTGAACAGCTGATGGCTGACGCGCTCAGCAAGGATGAGCTCCTGGAGAAGGATCGGCACCACATGTGGCACCACCTGTCGCCCTACAATCCCAATCCGATGATTGTCACCGAGGCGAGCGGCGCTTGGGTGACGGACATTGACGGCAATCGTTACCTCGACGCCATGAGCGGGCTGTGGTGCGTCAATATCGGGTACGGGCGTCAGGAGCTGGCCGATGCGGCCTACGAGCAGTTGAAACAGCTGGCCTATTTTCCGCTGACACAAAGCCATGTTCCGGCGATCCGCCTGGCGGAGAAGGTGAGCGAGTGGCTGGGCGGCGAGTACCGCGTCTTCTTTTCCAACAGCGGTTCGGAGGCCAATGAAGTGGCCTTCAAGATCGCCCGCCAGTATCACCAGCAAAACGGCGAGCCGGGCCGCTACAAGTTTATCTCCCGCTATCGCGCCTACCACGGCAATACGATGGGGGCGTTGGCCGCCACCGGGCAGGCCGTGCGCAAATACAAGTACGAGCCGCTGGCGCCCGGCTTCCTGCACGTCTCGCCGCCTTATTGCTACCGCTGTCCGTTCGGCAAGAGCTACGGCAGCTGCAGCCTGGAATGCGCACAGGTGTTTGATGAAGTGATCAACTGGGAAGGAGCGCAGACCGTTGCCGCCGTCATCATGGAACCGGTGATCACCGGCGGCGGGGTGATCGTGCCGCCGCCGGAGTACCTGCCCAAGGTGCGGGAGATCTGTGACAAGTACGGCGTGCTGCTGATCATCGACGAGGTGATCTGCGGCTTCGGCCGTTCCGGACAAAAGTTCGGCCACCAGAACTTTCAGATCAAACCCGACATCGTGACGATGGCCAAAGGCATTACCAGCGCTTATCTGCCGCTCTCGGCGACGGCGGTGCGCAAGGAGCTGGCCGACAGGTTCCTCGAGCAAGGCGTCGACCAGCACTTCCGCCACGTGAACACCTTTGGCGGCAATCCGGCCGCCTGTGCGCTGGCGCTGCGCAATCTGGAGCTGCTCGAAGAGGAACAGTTGATCGCGCGGGCCGCGCAGCTCGGCGCCGAGCTGCGCCGCAAGCTGTCCGTGCTGGAAGATCATCCCCATGTCGGCGACATCCGCAGCTTTGGGTTCATCTGCGGCATTGAAATGGTGGAGAATCGCAGCAGCAAGGAACCGGCAGCGCCGGACAAGGTAGGCAAAGTGATCGCGGAATGCAAAAAGCGCGGCCTGATCATCGGGCGGAACGGAGACACCATTCCCGGTTACAGCAACATCCTGACGCTCTCTCCGCCATTCGCGACCACGGACGAGGATTTGGCCTTTATCGTCAACGTGCTGACGGAAGCGTTTGCCACGTTGTGAAGCTTGCGCGGCTCCCGTTTGCCCGCTGGCGCCTTGCGGACGCCCGCGCCGGACACGCCGGACAGCCGGCAGAGAGCGACCAAACAGCGGCGCCCGGGGATCCCCGCTTGCCGCGGGCGTCGCTTCCCATCGCCGGCGAGCAACCCGCTGTTGGCGGTTCCGCCAGCCTTGCCGCTGCATCCGCGGGGCAGCTACTGTCTACAGTCGTACAGCAAAGCACCCGCCGGGCCAAAAGCGGAGCGGGACGGCAAGCAGGCTGCCCCAACAGGTTCTGCCGCAAAGCGTTAGTTGGCGGATTCGTCGTCCGGCTGCTGCGGCAGCTGTTCCGCCTGCACAGAGCGCAGGCCGCGCACCAACAGCTCGCGGATCGCCTCGCGCTGGGTCTTGCCGCTGAGGTGGCCGCGGATTTGCTCCAGTTCGGCGAGCAACGCGGGATCCAAGTGCAGGTTGACCGTCTTCCCCCTGCCGCGGGGATGGATCTCGTAGTGACTGCCACGCTTCTTGACGATGCCGTCGATCACCGCTTCCGCGGACAATGCCCGCTGATCCGGCAGGTAGAGGCAGGCCGCTTCCAGGCGGATGCGGGTCATCTGCTCGGGAAACGTGATGGTAAGGGGGCGCTTCTGCCGGTTGTGAAAGTCGCGGATCTCGCGGCAGAGCTGCTGATGGGCCGGCGTGTTGGGCAGTGTCAGCGTGACGATTGCGCTCATCGCTTATCGCCTGCCGCTGCCAACTGCTGTTCCGGGATTTGCCGGACGATCCTGCCGCTCGCCTCCAGCTGCAAGGTGTAGACGAAGCTATCGCCGGCCAGCTCGGCCGCCATCACCACGGCGGTTTGTTCCGGCTCGCCCCGCTGCGGGCCGGGCCGGGCGAGCCGTACCCGGTCCAGCACGGCAAAGCGCGGCTTGAGCAGTCCTTTCTCATGCAAGTAACAAAAGACCGTTGTTTTTCGATAGAGGAAACGCTTGTTCCCGCGTCTCGCGGGCAAGGCGGGAAACCGTTTCCGTTCCTCGCAAACCTCCCCCAGATATCCCCTTTCCGCCCAACGTTTAATCGTCGTCATGCTGCAAGATTTGCCGGTGTGCTCTTTGATCAGGGCGGCAATCTCGCGAGACGAGAGGTACTGGCTCCGCTCCGCCCGCTGCCGCTCGTACTCTGTCTGTTTCAGCTTGCGCAGGCGCAGCGTATCGCGCCGGATGCGGTTTTTTAGCTCCTCGATCTGGACCTGCAAATCTTCCATTTCCCGTCACCCTTTGTTCAGGATCAAGATTACAATCCATCCATATGAAAAGAGGGGAACAATCATGAGTGGAAGCGGCAATTGATACCCCACAAAAAATTTCCCGGAAACGCAATCAAACATCATAAATTGGCCTTTTGAGACATTTCTATATAGTATAGGCTGAATCTTCTGAAGATAGGGGGAGAACTGCCATGACAGTTAACCAATCCGGGCACCTGTCAGCAGCGGAACTTGAGCAAAACTTTGCGGAGGTGGTGCCCGCGCTGAAACCGATGGAAGCGTTGGAGGAAGCCAACCGATGTTTGTACTGCTACGACGCTCCCTGTATCAAGGCCTGTCCGACCGGGATTGACATCCCTGCCTTCATCAAGAAGATTGCGAGCGGCAACCTGTTGGGAGCGGCCCGCACGATCATGGAGGCGAATCCGGTGGGAGCGAGCTGTGCCCGCGTCTGTCCGACCGAGGAGCTGTGCGAGGGCGCCTGTGTGTTGAACAACTCCTCCCAGCCGATCCAGATCGGCCGCCTGCAGCGGCATGCCACCGATTGGGCGATGCGACAGCAAAAGCCTTTGTTTTCGGCGGCGCCGCACAACGGGCGCAAAGTGGCGATCGTCGGCGCGGGACCGGCCGGGCTGTCGGCTGCCCGCGAACTGGCGCGCTGGGGGTACGCGGTAACAGTGTACGAAGCGCGCGAAAAGGCGGGCGGGCTGAATACCTATGGCATTGT contains:
- a CDS encoding CoA-acylating methylmalonate-semialdehyde dehydrogenase, with protein sequence MKLTTGQVLQNYINGRWVESQAEHFEEIPNPATGERLARVPLSTRQEVDEAVQAARAAFPAWSETPVVERARVMFRFQQLLVQHQDELARMITTENGKNLAEAHAEMLRAIEMVEFACGMPSLLMGETLPSIAKGIDCETIRVPLGVVAGITPFNFPVMVPMWMYPLAITAGNTFVLKPSERTPLSSVRVIELLEEAGLPAGVFNVVNGGRDVVNGLLEHPDVQAISFVGSQPVAEYVYKTAAAHGKRVQALGGAKNHHLVMPDTDLRRAAKTIVSSAFGCAGERCMAASVAVVLESVADQLVQYLIEESNALKMGNGLDAGVELGPLIRQSHRERVHSYIERGVAEGAALVRDGRRDAQALPNGYFLGPTVLDQATPDMVIVRDEIFAPVLSVVRVKDFAEGLEVISKSRYGNGACIYTNSGRLAREFVQRVEAGMVGVNVGVPAPMGFFPFSGWKQSFYGDLHANGKDGIAFYTKKKTVTTRWFDDGEIAIGSQKTFVK
- a CDS encoding aspartate aminotransferase family protein, with the translated sequence MSSEQLMADALSKDELLEKDRHHMWHHLSPYNPNPMIVTEASGAWVTDIDGNRYLDAMSGLWCVNIGYGRQELADAAYEQLKQLAYFPLTQSHVPAIRLAEKVSEWLGGEYRVFFSNSGSEANEVAFKIARQYHQQNGEPGRYKFISRYRAYHGNTMGALAATGQAVRKYKYEPLAPGFLHVSPPYCYRCPFGKSYGSCSLECAQVFDEVINWEGAQTVAAVIMEPVITGGGVIVPPPEYLPKVREICDKYGVLLIIDEVICGFGRSGQKFGHQNFQIKPDIVTMAKGITSAYLPLSATAVRKELADRFLEQGVDQHFRHVNTFGGNPAACALALRNLELLEEEQLIARAAQLGAELRRKLSVLEDHPHVGDIRSFGFICGIEMVENRSSKEPAAPDKVGKVIAECKKRGLIIGRNGDTIPGYSNILTLSPPFATTDEDLAFIVNVLTEAFATL